A DNA window from Stutzerimonas stutzeri contains the following coding sequences:
- the edd gene encoding phosphogluconate dehydratase — MHPRVLEVTERLVERSRKTRERYLAMMAAAASEGPQRGGLQCANFAHGVAGCNSSQDKQSLRLMNAANVAIVSAYNDMLSAHQPYEHFPEMIRQALRDIGSVGQFAGGVPAMCDGVTQGEAGMEMSLASREVIAMSTAVALSHNMFDAALMLGICDKIVPGLMIGALRFGHLPTIFVPGGPMPSGIPNKAKAEVRQRYAEGKASREELLESEMNSYHSPGTCTFYGTANTNQVVMEIMGLHLPGSSFVNPYTPLRDALTREAAQQVTRLTHQAGNYTPLCQVVDEKSIVNSVVALNATGGSTNHTLHIPAFARAAGIQLTWQDMADLSEVVPTLAKVYPNGQADVNHFHACGGVPFMVRTLLDAGLLHEDVHTVVGKGLRRYIQEPFFDGDKLVWRDGPAQSLDENILRPAERPFSPEGGLRVLEGNLGRGVTKISAVAPEHRVVQAPARVFIDQSELAAAFKAGELERDFIAVVRFQGPKSNGMPELHKLTPFLGVLQDRGYKVALVTDGRMSGASGKVPAAIHVCPEALDGGPLARVRDGDIIRVDGETGELRALVDPAEWNAREPAIRPEDMGIGCGRELFAFMRASFSTAEQGASAFTESLEALK, encoded by the coding sequence ATGCATCCGCGAGTTCTAGAAGTCACCGAGCGCCTGGTCGAGCGCAGCCGCAAAACCCGTGAGCGCTATCTGGCGATGATGGCCGCTGCCGCCAGCGAGGGCCCGCAGAGAGGCGGGCTGCAATGCGCCAACTTCGCTCATGGTGTCGCCGGCTGCAATTCCAGTCAGGACAAGCAGAGTCTGCGCCTGATGAACGCGGCAAACGTTGCCATCGTTTCGGCGTACAACGACATGCTGTCGGCGCATCAGCCCTACGAGCATTTTCCGGAAATGATTCGCCAGGCACTGCGCGATATCGGTTCGGTCGGTCAGTTCGCGGGTGGCGTGCCGGCCATGTGCGATGGCGTCACGCAGGGCGAGGCGGGCATGGAAATGAGCCTGGCCAGCCGCGAAGTGATCGCCATGAGCACCGCTGTTGCGCTGTCGCACAACATGTTCGATGCGGCGCTGATGCTCGGCATTTGCGACAAGATCGTGCCCGGCCTGATGATAGGCGCGCTGCGCTTCGGCCATCTGCCGACCATCTTCGTTCCAGGCGGACCCATGCCTTCTGGAATTCCCAACAAGGCGAAGGCCGAGGTGCGCCAGCGTTACGCCGAGGGCAAGGCCAGCCGCGAGGAACTGTTGGAGTCGGAAATGAACTCCTATCACAGCCCCGGTACCTGCACGTTTTATGGCACGGCCAATACCAATCAGGTGGTAATGGAAATCATGGGCCTGCATCTGCCGGGCTCATCGTTCGTCAACCCATACACGCCGCTACGCGATGCGTTGACTCGCGAGGCAGCGCAGCAGGTGACGCGTCTGACCCACCAGGCCGGTAATTACACACCGCTGTGTCAGGTGGTCGACGAGAAGTCCATCGTCAATTCGGTCGTCGCGCTAAACGCCACCGGTGGGTCGACCAACCATACCTTGCACATTCCCGCATTCGCCCGTGCCGCTGGCATCCAGCTGACCTGGCAGGATATGGCCGATCTTTCCGAGGTGGTGCCGACGCTGGCCAAGGTTTACCCCAACGGTCAGGCCGACGTGAATCACTTCCATGCCTGTGGCGGCGTGCCGTTCATGGTGCGCACGCTGCTCGATGCCGGATTGCTGCATGAAGATGTGCATACCGTGGTCGGCAAGGGGCTGCGACGTTACATCCAGGAGCCGTTCTTCGACGGAGACAAGTTGGTCTGGCGTGACGGGCCAGCGCAGAGCCTCGATGAGAACATCCTGCGCCCGGCCGAGCGGCCATTCTCCCCGGAAGGCGGGCTGCGCGTGCTGGAGGGCAACCTTGGCCGTGGGGTCACCAAAATTTCCGCGGTGGCACCAGAGCACCGTGTGGTCCAGGCGCCAGCGCGGGTGTTCATTGATCAGAGCGAGCTGGCGGCTGCGTTCAAGGCTGGCGAGCTGGAGCGCGACTTCATTGCGGTAGTGCGCTTTCAAGGCCCGAAGTCCAACGGCATGCCGGAGTTGCACAAACTCACGCCGTTCCTCGGTGTATTGCAGGACCGTGGCTACAAGGTGGCACTGGTCACCGACGGGCGCATGTCCGGAGCCTCTGGCAAAGTGCCGGCGGCCATTCACGTCTGCCCCGAGGCGCTGGACGGCGGGCCGCTGGCGCGGGTGCGCGATGGCGACATCATCCGTGTAGATGGCGAGACCGGGGAACTGCGGGCACTGGTTGATCCCGCCGAATGGAATGCGCGTGAACCGGCGATTCGGCCTGAAGACATGGGCATTGGCTGCGGTCGTGAGCTCTTTGCCTTCATGCGCGCCTCGTTCAGCACGGCAGAGCAGGGCGCCAGCGCATTCACCGAGAGTCTGGAGGCGCTCAAGTGA
- a CDS encoding glucokinase, with protein MKTALVGDIGGTNARFALWRDQHIEQIRVLPTADYARPELAIRAYLNEVDQPLEALEAVCLACAGPVGGDLFRFTNNHWQLSREAFCRELGVKELLLINDFTAMALGMTRLHDGERITVCQGEPEPGRPRLVIGPGTGLGVAGLLPLSGGGWRALPGEGGHICLPIGTDREAAIWSQLHRSLGHVNAEAVLSGPGLLTLYRACCALDGQQQAFASPAEVTRAALAGEPYAAAVLEQFCRWLGRIVGDNVLTLGARGGVYIVGGVVPRFVDIFLASGFRDALREKGQMSGYFDRLPVWLVTAPYPGLEGAGVALQPLLEGA; from the coding sequence GTGAAGACAGCGCTGGTTGGAGACATCGGAGGTACCAACGCACGTTTCGCCCTGTGGCGTGATCAGCATATCGAGCAGATTCGCGTGCTCCCCACCGCGGATTATGCGCGGCCGGAACTGGCGATCCGCGCGTATCTGAATGAAGTGGACCAGCCACTCGAAGCGCTCGAAGCGGTCTGCCTGGCCTGTGCCGGACCGGTCGGCGGCGATCTTTTTCGCTTTACCAACAACCATTGGCAGCTGAGCCGGGAGGCGTTCTGCCGCGAGTTGGGCGTAAAGGAGCTGTTGCTGATCAACGACTTCACCGCCATGGCGCTGGGCATGACACGCCTGCACGATGGCGAGCGCATCACGGTTTGCCAGGGCGAGCCTGAACCAGGACGGCCGCGGCTGGTCATAGGGCCCGGCACCGGGCTCGGGGTTGCAGGGCTGTTGCCGTTGTCTGGCGGCGGCTGGCGGGCCTTGCCCGGTGAGGGCGGGCATATCTGCCTGCCGATCGGTACAGATCGGGAAGCGGCGATCTGGTCGCAGCTGCATCGCTCCCTTGGCCATGTCAATGCCGAGGCGGTGCTCAGCGGTCCGGGCCTGCTGACGTTGTACCGCGCCTGTTGTGCGCTGGATGGGCAGCAGCAGGCTTTCGCTTCACCTGCCGAGGTTACTCGCGCAGCGCTGGCCGGTGAGCCATACGCGGCGGCAGTGCTGGAACAGTTCTGTCGCTGGCTGGGGCGCATCGTCGGAGACAACGTGCTGACACTTGGCGCTCGCGGTGGCGTATACATCGTCGGTGGCGTGGTGCCACGCTTCGTCGATATCTTCCTGGCTAGCGGCTTTCGCGATGCACTACGCGAGAAGGGGCAGATGAGCGGTTATTTCGATCGACTGCCGGTGTGGCTGGTGACCGCGCCTTACCCCGGTCTGGAAGGGGCAGGCGTGGCGCTGCAACCGTTGCTGGAGGGTGCCTAG
- a CDS encoding response regulator, with protein sequence MSQAGKNILLVDDDQEIRELLQTYLSRSGFQVRGVPDGGQFRAALCAEPADLVILDVMLPDEDGFSLCRWIRQHDRLASMPIIMLTASSDETDRVIGLELGADDYLGKPFSPRELLARIKALLRRVSFAQERGSDVLAFDEWRLDMISHRLFHADGEEVFLSGADFALLKLFLDHPQQILDRDTIANATRGREVMPLERIVDMAVSRLRQRLRDTGKSPRLIRTVRGSGYLLATQVTPHHESAH encoded by the coding sequence GTGAGCCAAGCAGGTAAGAACATTCTTCTGGTCGACGACGATCAGGAAATCCGTGAACTGTTGCAGACCTATCTCAGTCGCTCAGGCTTTCAGGTGCGTGGCGTGCCGGACGGCGGTCAGTTTCGTGCTGCCCTGTGTGCCGAACCGGCCGACCTGGTAATTCTCGACGTCATGCTCCCCGACGAGGACGGCTTCAGCCTGTGCCGCTGGATTCGCCAGCATGACCGGCTGGCTTCAATGCCGATCATCATGCTCACGGCGAGCTCCGACGAGACGGACAGGGTGATTGGCCTGGAACTCGGCGCAGACGATTATCTGGGCAAACCCTTCAGCCCGCGCGAGTTGTTGGCGCGGATCAAGGCCCTGCTGCGGCGGGTCAGCTTCGCCCAGGAGCGTGGCAGCGATGTGCTGGCCTTCGATGAGTGGCGGCTGGACATGATCAGCCACCGCCTGTTCCACGCCGACGGCGAGGAAGTCTTTCTCTCAGGCGCCGATTTCGCCCTGCTCAAGCTGTTCCTCGATCATCCGCAGCAGATCCTCGACCGCGACACCATCGCCAACGCCACGCGCGGCCGCGAGGTGATGCCGCTGGAGCGCATCGTCGACATGGCTGTCAGCCGTCTGCGCCAGCGCCTGCGCGACACCGGCAAGTCGCCGCGGCTGATCCGCACCGTGCGTGGCAGCGGCTATCTGTTGGCCACCCAGGTAACGCCGCACCATGAATCTGCGCACTGA